The following are from one region of the Megachile rotundata isolate GNS110a chromosome 15, iyMegRotu1, whole genome shotgun sequence genome:
- the Ror gene encoding tyrosine-protein kinase transmembrane receptor Ror isoform X4 produces the protein MKLLLYLVLLLNTCIFVRAINSVKNVTNITETSIGPGDGLDLSGTGMSTPHISHLASTNPFSILSPSPQPTSSQSSNIDVHSIGGLRNVNMQLSPGRKDNHEGKCEVYVGKTCAQFLGNQSVYIPYPMTQELLDDKLMKAFGVIKYSNEISLSCIGYAKPSLCYSAFPVCRDPASIIKLKNSEVSTSLFHLLNSNQGDSSRDMGDGDDADDISRSHGIPRKRSPTLGPGSEFNPYKDGKPSNKKIINQSYGDAQSSGRNEINRKLRRICRHECEMLENDLCKQEYAIAKRHPLIGHQVPLIDCSDLPMENTPEAHDCLSLGISSRINVRDDDCYWGNGKSYRGTVKTSISGRPCMQWSHGEFNLQVSAYPELAGKHSYCRNPGDKESQPWCYVYVDSKPQKEFCNIPKCVGNLWIYAVVGFVLTGGFVVILVCYCCCYRSRKSRRQMNHLPANKMLTGIQCDKNIYDGRRSTTQPMEMSSLLAGPGNTTPGTGTLSSGSSRTSNNRVPQFTTNNVMLLQELGEGAFGKVYKGELQTGNKCEPPIYVAVKTLKENASPKTQSDFKREVDLMTDLRHPNIICLLGVILKGEPMCMLFEYMTQGDLHEFLICHSPRSDVPLNNGTGKILEQPEFLHIALQIASGMEYLASHHYVHRDLAARNCLVGDNLTVKISDFGLSRDIYSSDYYRVQSKSLLPVRWMPPESILYGKFTTESDVWSFGVVLWEIYSYGLQPYYGYNNQEVIDMIRSRQLLPCPEDCPTMIYSLMIECWHEVANRRPQFPEIHHRLHNWYINQTYLSDFCNESITSYSGSSHKSTNKTNSTQLSAPIYKCDPKEMNFKGATEPTFCNLSDHSNGIKMLPPNFQNTNPVEQRLNCGFSEHGTPMKVPSYPNQTTNVNLNDYDDKQCCSPKLSGAKKVLPSAPQAPGKMNTPNGTRPMQNGAQLVVRLPDPSKVTTETRVSK, from the exons atgaagCTACTCTTGTACCTAGTATTGTTGCTAAATACGTGTATTTTTGTACGTGCCATAAATAGTGTCAAAAATGTTACTAATATTACAGAAACGAG CATTGGACCTGGAGATGGATTAGACCTCTCAGGGACTGGAATGTCAACGCCACACATCTCTCACCTGGCTTCAACGAATCCATTCAGTATATTATCGCCAAGTCCACAACCGACTAGTTCTCAGTCTAGCAATATCGACGTTCATTCAATCGGCGGCCTTAGAAACGTCAATATGCAATTATCTCCTGGGAGAAAAGACAATCATGAAGGGAAATGTGAG gtATACGTAGGAAAAACGTGTGCACAGTTTTTAGGAAATCAGTCCGTTTATATTCCGTATCCAATGACACAGGAATTACTTGATGACAAGTTGATGAAAGCTTTTGgcgttattaaatattcaaa TGAGATTTCGTTAAGTTGTATAGGATATGCAAAACCATCGCTATGTTACTCCGCGTTTCCAGTATGTCGTGATCCGGCCAGTATTATCAAGCTTAAGAACTCTGAAGTTAGCACGAGTTTGTTTCATCTTTTAAATTCGAACCAAGGAGATTCATCAAGGGATATGGGTGATGGAGATGATGCGGACGATATCTCAAGGTCACACGGTATTCCCAGAAAACGTAGCCCTACGTTAGGTCCTGGTTCCGAATTTAATCCATACAAAGATGGAAAGCCTTccaataagaaaataattaatcaaaGCTATGGTGATGCACAGTCCTCCGGCAGGAACGAGATCAATCGTAAGCTACGAAGAATTTGTCGACATGAATGTGAAATGTTAGAGAATGACTTGTGTAAACAAGAGTATGCGATTGCAAAGAGACACCCATTAATTGGACATCAAGTGCCTTTAATTGACTGTTCTGATTTGCCAATGGAGAATACCCCTGAAGCTCACGATTGTTTGAGCCTTGGAATTTCCTCGCGAATCAATGTGCGGGATG ACGATTGTTACTGGGGAAATGGAAAGTCTTATCGAGGTACCGTGAAAACAAGTATTAGCGGAAGACCGTGCATGCAGTGGTCACATGGGGAGTTCAACCTCCAGGTTTCCGCGTATCCCGAATTAGCTGGAAAGCATTCATATTGTCGCAATCCGGGTGACAAAGAGTCACAACCATGGTGTTACGTTTACGTCGATAGTAAACCACAAAAGGAATTTTGTAACATACCTAAATGTG TTGGAAACTTATGGATCTACGCAGTTGTTGGTTTTGTGCTGACAGGAGGATTTGTTGTCATATTGGTCTGTTATTGCTGCTGCTACAGAAGCAGAAAATCTAGGAGGCAGATGAACCATTTGCCAGCGAATAAA atgTTAACGGGTATACAATGTGACAAGAATATATACGATGGACGAAGAAGTACTACGCAGCCTATGGAGATGAGTTCTCTTTTAGCCGGTCCTGGTAATACAACTCCTGGAACTGGAACATTAAGTAGCGGCAGTAGTAGAACATCTAATAATAGAGTACCGCAGTTTACCACCAACAACGTAATGCTGTTACAAGAACTGGGAGAAGGAGCTTTCg GAAAAGTGTACAAAGGAGAACTACAGACGGGCAATAAATGTGAACCGCCGATTTACGTAGCTGTGAAAACATTGAAAGAAAACGCAAGTCCAAAAACACAAAGTGACTTCAAACGGGAAGTTGATCTGATGACAGATCTTAGACATCCAAACATCATTTGCTTGCTTGGTGTGATATTGAAAGGCGAACCAATGTGTATGTTGTTCGAGTACATGACTCAAGGAGATCTGCACGAGTTTCTTATTTGCCATTCGCCGAGATCGGACGTTCCTTTAAACAACGGAACTGGAAAAATTTTGGAACAGCCAGAATTCTTACATATTGCTCTACAAATTGCGTCCG GTATGGAATACTTAGCTAGTCATCACTACGTTCACCGAGACTTAGCTGCAAGAAATTGCTTGGTTGGAGATAATCTGACTGTGAAGATCTCAGACTTCGGGTTGTCACGGGATATATATAGTAGCGATTACTATAGAGTTCAGTCTAAAAGTCTACTACCCGTTCGGTGGATGCCTCCAGAATCGATCCTTTACGGCAAATTTACGACAGAATCAGATGTATGGAGCTTCGGTGTCGTACTATGGGAAATCTACAGTTACGGTTTACAA cCGTATTATGGATACAATAACCAAGAAGTAATCGACATGATACGATCACGTCAGTTACTACCTTGCCCCGAGGACTGTCCAACAATGATCTACAGCCTGATGATAGAGTGCTGGCACGAGGTGGCGAACCGAAGACCGCAATTTCCAGAGATCCATCACCGTCTGCACAACTGGTACATAAACCAAACATACCTGAGCGACTTTTGTAACGAGTCTATCACCAGTTATTCCGGAAGCAGTCACAAAAGCACAAATAAAACCAATTCCACACAGTTGTCAGCGCCAATCTACAAATGCGATCCGAAGGAAATGAACTTCAAGGGGGCTACGGAACCGACGTTTTGCAACTTGAGCGACCACAGCAACGGGATCAAGATGTTGCCTCCGAACTTTCAGAACACAAATCCCGTGGAACAAAGGCTGAATTGTGGTTTCAGTGAACACGGTACGCCGATGAAGGTACCTAGTTATCCCAACCAGACGACGAACGTTAATTTGAACGACTACGACGACAAACAGTGCTGTTCGCCGAAGCTGAGCGGAGCGAAGAAGGTCCTGCCCTCGGCGCCGCAAGCACCGGGCAAGATGAACACGCCTAACGGTACCAGACCAATGCAAAATGGAGCACAATTAGTTGTCAGGTTACCAGACCCCAGTAAGGTCACTACCGAGACCAGGGTATCGAAGTGA
- the Ror gene encoding tyrosine-protein kinase transmembrane receptor Ror isoform X2, whose translation MQARANPEIFKRTTRRARRTKSAPPTKRNTLNRLDQRDFRRFFPVHPDHAIGQTDDRFSPDMIGDSDFLDSIGPGDGLDLSGTGMSTPHISHLASTNPFSILSPSPQPTSSQSSNIDVHSIGGLRNVNMQLSPGRKDNHEGKCEVYVGKTCAQFLGNQSVYIPYPMTQELLDDKLMKAFGVIKYSNEISLSCIGYAKPSLCYSAFPVCRDPASIIKLKNSEVSTSLFHLLNSNQGDSSRDMGDGDDADDISRSHGIPRKRSPTLGPGSEFNPYKDGKPSNKKIINQSYGDAQSSGRNEINRKLRRICRHECEMLENDLCKQEYAIAKRHPLIGHQVPLIDCSDLPMENTPEAHDCLSLGISSRINVRDDDCYWGNGKSYRGTVKTSISGRPCMQWSHGEFNLQVSAYPELAGKHSYCRNPGDKESQPWCYVYVDSKPQKEFCNIPKCVGNLWIYAVVGFVLTGGFVVILVCYCCCYRSRKSRRQMNHLPANKMLTGIQCDKNIYDGRRSTTQPMEMSSLLAGPGNTTPGTGTLSSGSSRTSNNRVPQFTTNNVMLLQELGEGAFGKVYKGELQTGNKCEPPIYVAVKTLKENASPKTQSDFKREVDLMTDLRHPNIICLLGVILKGEPMCMLFEYMTQGDLHEFLICHSPRSDVPLNNGTGKILEQPEFLHIALQIASGMEYLASHHYVHRDLAARNCLVGDNLTVKISDFGLSRDIYSSDYYRVQSKSLLPVRWMPPESILYGKFTTESDVWSFGVVLWEIYSYGLQPYYGYNNQEVIDMIRSRQLLPCPEDCPTMIYSLMIECWHEVANRRPQFPEIHHRLHNWYINQTYLSDFCNESITSYSGSSHKSTNKTNSTQLSAPIYKCDPKEMNFKGATEPTFCNLSDHSNGIKMLPPNFQNTNPVEQRLNCGFSEHGTPMKVPSYPNQTTNVNLNDYDDKQCCSPKLSGAKKVLPSAPQAPGKMNTPNGTRPMQNGAQLVVRLPDPSKVTTETRVSK comes from the exons ATGCAGGCTCGTGCGAATCCGGAGATTTTCAAAAGGACCACGCGACGTGCTAGGCGTACAAAAAGCGCTCCCCCGACAAAGAGAAACACCCTCAACCGACTGGACCAGAGAGATTTTAGGCGATTTT TTCCTGTCCATCCTGATCACGCCATCGGTCAGACAGACGATAGATTTTCGCCGGATATGATTGGCGATAGTGACTTCCTGGAtag CATTGGACCTGGAGATGGATTAGACCTCTCAGGGACTGGAATGTCAACGCCACACATCTCTCACCTGGCTTCAACGAATCCATTCAGTATATTATCGCCAAGTCCACAACCGACTAGTTCTCAGTCTAGCAATATCGACGTTCATTCAATCGGCGGCCTTAGAAACGTCAATATGCAATTATCTCCTGGGAGAAAAGACAATCATGAAGGGAAATGTGAG gtATACGTAGGAAAAACGTGTGCACAGTTTTTAGGAAATCAGTCCGTTTATATTCCGTATCCAATGACACAGGAATTACTTGATGACAAGTTGATGAAAGCTTTTGgcgttattaaatattcaaa TGAGATTTCGTTAAGTTGTATAGGATATGCAAAACCATCGCTATGTTACTCCGCGTTTCCAGTATGTCGTGATCCGGCCAGTATTATCAAGCTTAAGAACTCTGAAGTTAGCACGAGTTTGTTTCATCTTTTAAATTCGAACCAAGGAGATTCATCAAGGGATATGGGTGATGGAGATGATGCGGACGATATCTCAAGGTCACACGGTATTCCCAGAAAACGTAGCCCTACGTTAGGTCCTGGTTCCGAATTTAATCCATACAAAGATGGAAAGCCTTccaataagaaaataattaatcaaaGCTATGGTGATGCACAGTCCTCCGGCAGGAACGAGATCAATCGTAAGCTACGAAGAATTTGTCGACATGAATGTGAAATGTTAGAGAATGACTTGTGTAAACAAGAGTATGCGATTGCAAAGAGACACCCATTAATTGGACATCAAGTGCCTTTAATTGACTGTTCTGATTTGCCAATGGAGAATACCCCTGAAGCTCACGATTGTTTGAGCCTTGGAATTTCCTCGCGAATCAATGTGCGGGATG ACGATTGTTACTGGGGAAATGGAAAGTCTTATCGAGGTACCGTGAAAACAAGTATTAGCGGAAGACCGTGCATGCAGTGGTCACATGGGGAGTTCAACCTCCAGGTTTCCGCGTATCCCGAATTAGCTGGAAAGCATTCATATTGTCGCAATCCGGGTGACAAAGAGTCACAACCATGGTGTTACGTTTACGTCGATAGTAAACCACAAAAGGAATTTTGTAACATACCTAAATGTG TTGGAAACTTATGGATCTACGCAGTTGTTGGTTTTGTGCTGACAGGAGGATTTGTTGTCATATTGGTCTGTTATTGCTGCTGCTACAGAAGCAGAAAATCTAGGAGGCAGATGAACCATTTGCCAGCGAATAAA atgTTAACGGGTATACAATGTGACAAGAATATATACGATGGACGAAGAAGTACTACGCAGCCTATGGAGATGAGTTCTCTTTTAGCCGGTCCTGGTAATACAACTCCTGGAACTGGAACATTAAGTAGCGGCAGTAGTAGAACATCTAATAATAGAGTACCGCAGTTTACCACCAACAACGTAATGCTGTTACAAGAACTGGGAGAAGGAGCTTTCg GAAAAGTGTACAAAGGAGAACTACAGACGGGCAATAAATGTGAACCGCCGATTTACGTAGCTGTGAAAACATTGAAAGAAAACGCAAGTCCAAAAACACAAAGTGACTTCAAACGGGAAGTTGATCTGATGACAGATCTTAGACATCCAAACATCATTTGCTTGCTTGGTGTGATATTGAAAGGCGAACCAATGTGTATGTTGTTCGAGTACATGACTCAAGGAGATCTGCACGAGTTTCTTATTTGCCATTCGCCGAGATCGGACGTTCCTTTAAACAACGGAACTGGAAAAATTTTGGAACAGCCAGAATTCTTACATATTGCTCTACAAATTGCGTCCG GTATGGAATACTTAGCTAGTCATCACTACGTTCACCGAGACTTAGCTGCAAGAAATTGCTTGGTTGGAGATAATCTGACTGTGAAGATCTCAGACTTCGGGTTGTCACGGGATATATATAGTAGCGATTACTATAGAGTTCAGTCTAAAAGTCTACTACCCGTTCGGTGGATGCCTCCAGAATCGATCCTTTACGGCAAATTTACGACAGAATCAGATGTATGGAGCTTCGGTGTCGTACTATGGGAAATCTACAGTTACGGTTTACAA cCGTATTATGGATACAATAACCAAGAAGTAATCGACATGATACGATCACGTCAGTTACTACCTTGCCCCGAGGACTGTCCAACAATGATCTACAGCCTGATGATAGAGTGCTGGCACGAGGTGGCGAACCGAAGACCGCAATTTCCAGAGATCCATCACCGTCTGCACAACTGGTACATAAACCAAACATACCTGAGCGACTTTTGTAACGAGTCTATCACCAGTTATTCCGGAAGCAGTCACAAAAGCACAAATAAAACCAATTCCACACAGTTGTCAGCGCCAATCTACAAATGCGATCCGAAGGAAATGAACTTCAAGGGGGCTACGGAACCGACGTTTTGCAACTTGAGCGACCACAGCAACGGGATCAAGATGTTGCCTCCGAACTTTCAGAACACAAATCCCGTGGAACAAAGGCTGAATTGTGGTTTCAGTGAACACGGTACGCCGATGAAGGTACCTAGTTATCCCAACCAGACGACGAACGTTAATTTGAACGACTACGACGACAAACAGTGCTGTTCGCCGAAGCTGAGCGGAGCGAAGAAGGTCCTGCCCTCGGCGCCGCAAGCACCGGGCAAGATGAACACGCCTAACGGTACCAGACCAATGCAAAATGGAGCACAATTAGTTGTCAGGTTACCAGACCCCAGTAAGGTCACTACCGAGACCAGGGTATCGAAGTGA